Proteins from a single region of Bos javanicus breed banteng chromosome 7, ARS-OSU_banteng_1.0, whole genome shotgun sequence:
- the LOC133250792 gene encoding uncharacterized protein LOC133250792 isoform X2, producing the protein MEGSCLPKQALSRRMTTRESPKVCNRQHGDVSPRRTLVNSDMPFTRGTLRKAINLPHTILALPELVVRYQCLWPGDPRRTPLFHPLPHSWTAKLLVALDLFCLMLVSLPIVLSETGLLEPHIQGFFCNDTTIQYPRMAHYIIEDSALIKMGFFISIFTISLGELIRVRGLQLSSPAFMSSAYMAMIYKQLRAFIFGGLASFSLTSIAKMTTGQLRPHFLATCLPDPTSFNCENGYITNYSCTGHPEDVLDARMSFYSENASLGMYCMVYLVLYIQAGSWGQKIWLLRPTIQLLFLSLALLTGYIRVLDHWHHPYDAFFGFLQGALTAFWVVSDAVGHRGTGRVCLSGSPWVCPALLTSQDGSAGEARLEWENGHGVKVMSAHHNLSWLHPCRFSTSQAMPSPRATYALCATFLPTSPLCIPPLRTLREPKACPDAEIDRGHTLLSRACAPQWGCPSPRWASPGSPTCLELSPDPRSALPWRGDTGSPIFLGLNPKLAPPSRATFTLCFYVFLLY; encoded by the exons ATGGAAGGGTCCTGCCTGCCCAAACAGGCTCTCAGCCGGAGAATGACCACCAGGGAATCGCCCAAGGTCTGCAATCGCCAGCACGGAGACGTTTCTCCCAGGAGGACTCTCGTCAACTCCGATATGCCTTTTACCCGCGGGACCCTGAGAAAG GCAATCAACTTACCACATACCATCTTGGCCTTGCCTGAGTTGGTGGTCCGATACCAGTGCCTGTGGCCTGGAGACCCGCGCAGGACACCCCTGTTCCATCCGCTGCCACACTCCTGGACTGCCAAGCTGCTGGTGGCTTTGGACTTATTCTGTCTGATGCTGG TCAGCCTCCCCATTGTGCTGAGTGAGACCGGTTTGCTGGAACCCCACATCCAGGGCTTCTTTTGCAATGACACCACCATCCAATACCCCCGGATGGCCCATTACATCATCGAAGACTCGGCACTCATAAAGATGGGCTTCTTCATCTCCATCTTCACG ATCAGCCTGGGAGAGCTGATTCGGGTCAGGGGCCTGCAGCTAAGCTCGCCAGCCTTCATGAGCAGCGCTTACATGGCCATGATCTACAAGCAGCTGCGCGCCTTCATCTTTGGCGGCCTGGCCAGCTTCTCCCTGACCAGTATCGCCAAGATGACCACAGGTCAACTGCGGCCCCACTTCCTGGCCACATGCCTGCCGGATCCAACCTCCTTCAACTGTGAGAATGGCTACATCACCAACTACAGCTGCACAGGGCATCCTGAAGATGTCCTCGATGCCAG GATGTCCTTCTATTCTGAGAACGCCTCCTTGGGGATGTACTGCATGGTGTATCTGGTG CTCTACATACAGGCCGGTTCCTGGGGACAGAAAATCTGGCTCTTACGGCCCACCATCCAGCTCCTTTTCTTGTCCCTGGCTCTGCTGACTGGCTACATCCGGGTCTTGGACCACTGGCACCACCCCTACGATGCTTTCTTCGGCTTCTTGCAGGGAGCTTTGACGGCTTTCTGGGTGGTAAGTGATGCCGTGGGACACCGGGGTACAGGGAGGGTCTGCTTGTCTGGGAGCCCTTGGGTATGCCCGGCACTCCTCACCTCCCAGGACGGGAGTGCAGGAGAGGCCAGACTGGAGTGGGAGAATGGCCATGGAGTGAAGGTGATGTCAGCCCACCACAACCTCTCTTGGCTTCATCCCTGCAGGTTTTCTACATCGCAGGCAATGCCAAGTCCCAGAGCCACCTATGCTCTGTGTGCCACGttcctccccacttcccctctCTGTATTCCTCCCCTGAGGACCCTCAGGGAACCCAAGGCATGCCCTGATGCAGAGATAGACAGAGGGCACACTCTGCTTTCCAGGGCCTGTGCTCCCCAGTGGGGCTGTCCCTCCCCCAGGTGGGCTAGTCCAGGAAGCCCCACCTGTTTGGAGCTCAGTCCTGACCCCAGATCAGCCCTGCCCTGGAGGGGTGACACAGGAAGTCCCATTTTCCTGGGGCTGAACCCCAAATTAGCCCCTCCCAGCAGggccactttcactttatgtttttatgttttcttgctATATTAA
- the TUBB4A gene encoding tubulin beta-4A chain: MREIVHLQAGQCGNQIGAKFWEVISDEHGIDPTGTYHGDSDLQLERINVYYNEATGGNYVPRAVLVDLEPGTMDSVRSGPFGQIFRPDNFVFGQSGAGNNWAKGHYTEGAELVDAVLDVVRKEAESCDCLQGFQLTHSLGGGTGSGMGTLLISKIREEFPDRIMNTFSVVPSPKVSDTVVEPYNATLSVHQLVENTDETYCIDNEALYDICFRTLKLTTPTYGDLNHLVSATMSGVTTCLRFPGQLNADLRKLAVNMVPFPRLHFFMPGFAPLTSRGSQQYRALTVPELTQQMFDAKNMMAACDPRHGRYLTVAAVFRGRMSMKEVDEQMLSVQSKNSSYFVEWIPNNVKTAVCDIPPRGLKMAATFIGNSTAIQELFKRISEQFTAMFRRKAFLHWYTGEGMDEMEFTEAESNMNDLVSEYQQYQDATAEEGEFEEEAEEEVA; this comes from the exons ATGCGGGAGATTGTGCACCTGCAGGCCGGCCAGTGCGGCAACCAGATCGGAGCCAAG TTTTGGGAGGTAATCAGTGATGAGCATGGCATTGATCCCACGGGCACATACCACGGGGACAGTGACCTCCAGCTGGAGAGAATCAACGTGTACTACAATGAGGCCACTG GAGGAAATTACGTGCCCAGAGCTGTCCTGGTGGACCTTGAGCCAGGCACCATGGACTCTGTCCGCTCTGGCCCCTTCGGCCAGATCTTTCGTCCTGACAATTTTGTGTTTG GCCAGTCTGGAGCCGGCAACAACTGGGCCAAAGGCCACTACACAGAGGGCGCTGAACTGGTGGACGCCGTCCTGGATGTGGTTCGGAAAGAGGCTGAGAGCTGTGACTGCCTGCAGGGCTTCCAGCTGACCCACTCGCTGGGCGGGGGTACAGGGTCTGGAATGGGGACTCTCCTCATCAGCAAGATCCGCGAGGAGTTCCCCGACCGCATCATGAACACCTTCAGTGTGGTGCCCTCACCCAAGGTGTCAGACACGGTCGTGGAGCCCTACAACGCCACCCTGTCCGTGCACCAGCTGGTGGAGAACACAGACGAAACCTACTGCATCGACAATGAAGCGCTGTATGACATCTGCTTCCGCACCCTGAAACTGACCACCCCCACCTACGGGGACCTCAACCACCTGGTGTCGGCCACCATGAGCGGGGTCACCACCTGCCTGCGCTTCCCGGGCCAGCTCAATGCCGACCTGCGCAAGCTGGCCGTGAACATGGTGCCCTTCCCACGCCTGCACTTCTTCATGCCCGGCTTCGCCCCACTGACCAGCCGGGGCAGCCAGCAGTACAGGGCACTGACCGTCCCTGAGCTGACCCAGCAGATGTTCGATGCCAAGAACATGATGGCCGCGTGCGACCCACGCCACGGCCGCTACCTGACCGTGGCCGCCGTCTTCCGGGGCCGCATGTCCATGAAGGAGGTGGATGAGCAGATGCTGAGCGTGCAGAGCAAGAACAGCAGCTACTTCGTGGAGTGGATCCCTAACAACGTGAAGACGGCCGTGTGCGACATCCCACCCCGCGGCCTGAAGATGGCCGCCACCTTCATCGGCAACAGCACGGCCATCCAGGAGCTGTTCAAGCGCATCTCAGAGCAGTTCACAGCCATGTTCCGGCGCAAGGCCTTCCTGCACTGGTACACGGGCGAGGGCATGGACGAGATGGAGTTCACAGAGGCCGAGAGCAACATGAACGACCTGGTGTCCGAGTACCAGCAGTACCAGGACGCCACGGCCGAGGAGGGCGAGTTTGAGGAGGAGGCCGAGGAGGAGGTGGCCTAG
- the LOC133250792 gene encoding phospholipid phosphatase 3-like isoform X6 — MKSIGLDPSCPHRQSLKEIFSDYWALSRRMTTRESPKVCNRQHGDVSPRRTLVNSDMPFTRGTLRKAINLPHTILALPELVVRYQCLWPGDPRRTPLFHPLPHSWTAKLLVALDLFCLMLVSLPIVLSETGLLEPHIQGFFCNDTTIQYPRMAHYIIEDSALIKMGFFISIFTISLGELIRVRGLQLSSPAFMSSAYMAMIYKQLRAFIFGGLASFSLTSIAKMTTGQLRPHFLATCLPDPTSFNCENGYITNYSCTGHPEDVLDARMSFYSENASLGMYCMVYLVLERAHARLGLCPGLGSTKDSRKGNHPRPS, encoded by the exons GCTCTCAGCCGGAGAATGACCACCAGGGAATCGCCCAAGGTCTGCAATCGCCAGCACGGAGACGTTTCTCCCAGGAGGACTCTCGTCAACTCCGATATGCCTTTTACCCGCGGGACCCTGAGAAAG GCAATCAACTTACCACATACCATCTTGGCCTTGCCTGAGTTGGTGGTCCGATACCAGTGCCTGTGGCCTGGAGACCCGCGCAGGACACCCCTGTTCCATCCGCTGCCACACTCCTGGACTGCCAAGCTGCTGGTGGCTTTGGACTTATTCTGTCTGATGCTGG TCAGCCTCCCCATTGTGCTGAGTGAGACCGGTTTGCTGGAACCCCACATCCAGGGCTTCTTTTGCAATGACACCACCATCCAATACCCCCGGATGGCCCATTACATCATCGAAGACTCGGCACTCATAAAGATGGGCTTCTTCATCTCCATCTTCACG ATCAGCCTGGGAGAGCTGATTCGGGTCAGGGGCCTGCAGCTAAGCTCGCCAGCCTTCATGAGCAGCGCTTACATGGCCATGATCTACAAGCAGCTGCGCGCCTTCATCTTTGGCGGCCTGGCCAGCTTCTCCCTGACCAGTATCGCCAAGATGACCACAGGTCAACTGCGGCCCCACTTCCTGGCCACATGCCTGCCGGATCCAACCTCCTTCAACTGTGAGAATGGCTACATCACCAACTACAGCTGCACAGGGCATCCTGAAGATGTCCTCGATGCCAG GATGTCCTTCTATTCTGAGAACGCCTCCTTGGGGATGTACTGCATGGTGTATCTGGTG ctggAGAGGGCTCATGCCAGGCTGGGTCTGTGCCCAGGACTGGGCTCCACCAAGGACAGCAGGAAGGGAAATCACCCAAGACCCAGCTGA
- the LOC133250792 gene encoding phospholipid phosphatase 3-like isoform X5 encodes MEGSCLPKQALSRRMTTRESPKVCNRQHGDVSPRRTLVNSDMPFTRGTLRKAINLPHTILALPELVVRYQCLWPGDPRRTPLFHPLPHSWTAKLLVALDLFCLMLVSLPIVLSETGLLEPHIQGFFCNDTTIQYPRMAHYIIEDSALIKMGFFISIFTISLGELIRVRGLQLSSPAFMSSAYMAMIYKQLRAFIFGGLASFSLTSIAKMTTGQLRPHFLATCLPDPTSFNCENGYITNYSCTGHPEDVLDARMSFYSENASLGMYCMVYLVLYIQAGSWGQKIWLLRPTIQLLFLSLALLTGYIRVLDHWHHPYDAFFGFLQGALTAFWVVFYIAGNAKSQSHLCSVCHVPPHFPSLYSSPEDPQGTQGMP; translated from the exons ATGGAAGGGTCCTGCCTGCCCAAACAGGCTCTCAGCCGGAGAATGACCACCAGGGAATCGCCCAAGGTCTGCAATCGCCAGCACGGAGACGTTTCTCCCAGGAGGACTCTCGTCAACTCCGATATGCCTTTTACCCGCGGGACCCTGAGAAAG GCAATCAACTTACCACATACCATCTTGGCCTTGCCTGAGTTGGTGGTCCGATACCAGTGCCTGTGGCCTGGAGACCCGCGCAGGACACCCCTGTTCCATCCGCTGCCACACTCCTGGACTGCCAAGCTGCTGGTGGCTTTGGACTTATTCTGTCTGATGCTGG TCAGCCTCCCCATTGTGCTGAGTGAGACCGGTTTGCTGGAACCCCACATCCAGGGCTTCTTTTGCAATGACACCACCATCCAATACCCCCGGATGGCCCATTACATCATCGAAGACTCGGCACTCATAAAGATGGGCTTCTTCATCTCCATCTTCACG ATCAGCCTGGGAGAGCTGATTCGGGTCAGGGGCCTGCAGCTAAGCTCGCCAGCCTTCATGAGCAGCGCTTACATGGCCATGATCTACAAGCAGCTGCGCGCCTTCATCTTTGGCGGCCTGGCCAGCTTCTCCCTGACCAGTATCGCCAAGATGACCACAGGTCAACTGCGGCCCCACTTCCTGGCCACATGCCTGCCGGATCCAACCTCCTTCAACTGTGAGAATGGCTACATCACCAACTACAGCTGCACAGGGCATCCTGAAGATGTCCTCGATGCCAG GATGTCCTTCTATTCTGAGAACGCCTCCTTGGGGATGTACTGCATGGTGTATCTGGTG CTCTACATACAGGCCGGTTCCTGGGGACAGAAAATCTGGCTCTTACGGCCCACCATCCAGCTCCTTTTCTTGTCCCTGGCTCTGCTGACTGGCTACATCCGGGTCTTGGACCACTGGCACCACCCCTACGATGCTTTCTTCGGCTTCTTGCAGGGAGCTTTGACGGCTTTCTGGGTG GTTTTCTACATCGCAGGCAATGCCAAGTCCCAGAGCCACCTATGCTCTGTGTGCCACGttcctccccacttcccctctCTGTATTCCTCCCCTGAGGACCCTCAGGGAACCCAAGGCATGCCCTGA
- the LOC133250792 gene encoding phospholipid phosphatase 3-like isoform X3, with protein MKSIGLDPSCPHRQSLKEIFSDYWALSRRMTTRESPKVCNRQHGDVSPRRTLVNSDMPFTRGTLRKAINLPHTILALPELVVRYQCLWPGDPRRTPLFHPLPHSWTAKLLVALDLFCLMLVSLPIVLSETGLLEPHIQGFFCNDTTIQYPRMAHYIIEDSALIKMGFFISIFTISLGELIRVRGLQLSSPAFMSSAYMAMIYKQLRAFIFGGLASFSLTSIAKMTTGQLRPHFLATCLPDPTSFNCENGYITNYSCTGHPEDVLDARMSFYSENASLGMYCMVYLVLYIQAGSWGQKIWLLRPTIQLLFLSLALLTGYIRVLDHWHHPYDAFFGFLQGALTAFWVVFYIAGNAKSQSHLCSVCHVPPHFPSLYSSPEDPQGTQGMP; from the exons GCTCTCAGCCGGAGAATGACCACCAGGGAATCGCCCAAGGTCTGCAATCGCCAGCACGGAGACGTTTCTCCCAGGAGGACTCTCGTCAACTCCGATATGCCTTTTACCCGCGGGACCCTGAGAAAG GCAATCAACTTACCACATACCATCTTGGCCTTGCCTGAGTTGGTGGTCCGATACCAGTGCCTGTGGCCTGGAGACCCGCGCAGGACACCCCTGTTCCATCCGCTGCCACACTCCTGGACTGCCAAGCTGCTGGTGGCTTTGGACTTATTCTGTCTGATGCTGG TCAGCCTCCCCATTGTGCTGAGTGAGACCGGTTTGCTGGAACCCCACATCCAGGGCTTCTTTTGCAATGACACCACCATCCAATACCCCCGGATGGCCCATTACATCATCGAAGACTCGGCACTCATAAAGATGGGCTTCTTCATCTCCATCTTCACG ATCAGCCTGGGAGAGCTGATTCGGGTCAGGGGCCTGCAGCTAAGCTCGCCAGCCTTCATGAGCAGCGCTTACATGGCCATGATCTACAAGCAGCTGCGCGCCTTCATCTTTGGCGGCCTGGCCAGCTTCTCCCTGACCAGTATCGCCAAGATGACCACAGGTCAACTGCGGCCCCACTTCCTGGCCACATGCCTGCCGGATCCAACCTCCTTCAACTGTGAGAATGGCTACATCACCAACTACAGCTGCACAGGGCATCCTGAAGATGTCCTCGATGCCAG GATGTCCTTCTATTCTGAGAACGCCTCCTTGGGGATGTACTGCATGGTGTATCTGGTG CTCTACATACAGGCCGGTTCCTGGGGACAGAAAATCTGGCTCTTACGGCCCACCATCCAGCTCCTTTTCTTGTCCCTGGCTCTGCTGACTGGCTACATCCGGGTCTTGGACCACTGGCACCACCCCTACGATGCTTTCTTCGGCTTCTTGCAGGGAGCTTTGACGGCTTTCTGGGTG GTTTTCTACATCGCAGGCAATGCCAAGTCCCAGAGCCACCTATGCTCTGTGTGCCACGttcctccccacttcccctctCTGTATTCCTCCCCTGAGGACCCTCAGGGAACCCAAGGCATGCCCTGA
- the LOC133250796 gene encoding histone H2B type 1-C/E/F/G/I-like codes for MPERAKSAPAPKKGSKKAVTKAQKKDGKKRKRSRKESYSVYRYKVLKQVHPDTGISSKAMGIMNSFVNDIFECMAGEASRLAHYNKRLTITSREIQTAVRLLLPGELAKHAVSESTKAVTKYTSSK; via the coding sequence ATGCCTGAACGGGCTAAATCTGCTCCTGCCCCTAAAAAGGGCTctaaaaaagctgtgaccaaggcccagaagaaggatggcaagaagcgcaagcgcagccgcaaggagagctactccgtgtacaggtacaaggtgctgaagcaagtCCATCCGGACACCGGCATCTCGTCCAAGGCCAtgggaatcatgaactccttcgtcAACGACATTTTCGAGTGTATGGCTGGCGAGGCATCGCGCCTGGCGCATTACAACAAGCGCTTgactatcacatccagggagatccagaccgccgtgcgcttgctgctacctggggagctggccaagcatgCCGTGTCCGAGagcactaaggctgtcaccaagtacaccagctccaagtaa
- the LOC133250792 gene encoding phospholipid phosphatase 3-like isoform X4, with protein MAHYIIEDSALIKMGFFISIFTISLGELIRVRGLQLSSPAFMSSAYMAMIYKQLRAFIFGGLASFSLTSIAKMTTGQLRPHFLATCLPDPTSFNCENGYITNYSCTGHPEDVLDARMSFYSENASLGMYCMVYLVLYIQAGSWGQKIWLLRPTIQLLFLSLALLTGYIRVLDHWHHPYDAFFGFLQGALTAFWVVSDAVGHRGTGRVCLSGSPWVCPALLTSQDGSAGEARLEWENGHGVKVMSAHHNLSWLHPCRFSTSQAMPSPRATYALCATFLPTSPLCIPPLRTLREPKACPDAEIDRGHTLLSRACAPQWGCPSPRWASPGSPTCLELSPDPRSALPWRGDTGSPIFLGLNPKLAPPSRATFTLCFYVFLLY; from the exons ATGGCCCATTACATCATCGAAGACTCGGCACTCATAAAGATGGGCTTCTTCATCTCCATCTTCACG ATCAGCCTGGGAGAGCTGATTCGGGTCAGGGGCCTGCAGCTAAGCTCGCCAGCCTTCATGAGCAGCGCTTACATGGCCATGATCTACAAGCAGCTGCGCGCCTTCATCTTTGGCGGCCTGGCCAGCTTCTCCCTGACCAGTATCGCCAAGATGACCACAGGTCAACTGCGGCCCCACTTCCTGGCCACATGCCTGCCGGATCCAACCTCCTTCAACTGTGAGAATGGCTACATCACCAACTACAGCTGCACAGGGCATCCTGAAGATGTCCTCGATGCCAG GATGTCCTTCTATTCTGAGAACGCCTCCTTGGGGATGTACTGCATGGTGTATCTGGTG CTCTACATACAGGCCGGTTCCTGGGGACAGAAAATCTGGCTCTTACGGCCCACCATCCAGCTCCTTTTCTTGTCCCTGGCTCTGCTGACTGGCTACATCCGGGTCTTGGACCACTGGCACCACCCCTACGATGCTTTCTTCGGCTTCTTGCAGGGAGCTTTGACGGCTTTCTGGGTGGTAAGTGATGCCGTGGGACACCGGGGTACAGGGAGGGTCTGCTTGTCTGGGAGCCCTTGGGTATGCCCGGCACTCCTCACCTCCCAGGACGGGAGTGCAGGAGAGGCCAGACTGGAGTGGGAGAATGGCCATGGAGTGAAGGTGATGTCAGCCCACCACAACCTCTCTTGGCTTCATCCCTGCAGGTTTTCTACATCGCAGGCAATGCCAAGTCCCAGAGCCACCTATGCTCTGTGTGCCACGttcctccccacttcccctctCTGTATTCCTCCCCTGAGGACCCTCAGGGAACCCAAGGCATGCCCTGATGCAGAGATAGACAGAGGGCACACTCTGCTTTCCAGGGCCTGTGCTCCCCAGTGGGGCTGTCCCTCCCCCAGGTGGGCTAGTCCAGGAAGCCCCACCTGTTTGGAGCTCAGTCCTGACCCCAGATCAGCCCTGCCCTGGAGGGGTGACACAGGAAGTCCCATTTTCCTGGGGCTGAACCCCAAATTAGCCCCTCCCAGCAGggccactttcactttatgtttttatgttttcttgctATATTAA
- the LOC133250792 gene encoding uncharacterized protein LOC133250792 isoform X1: MKSIGLDPSCPHRQSLKEIFSDYWALSRRMTTRESPKVCNRQHGDVSPRRTLVNSDMPFTRGTLRKAINLPHTILALPELVVRYQCLWPGDPRRTPLFHPLPHSWTAKLLVALDLFCLMLVSLPIVLSETGLLEPHIQGFFCNDTTIQYPRMAHYIIEDSALIKMGFFISIFTISLGELIRVRGLQLSSPAFMSSAYMAMIYKQLRAFIFGGLASFSLTSIAKMTTGQLRPHFLATCLPDPTSFNCENGYITNYSCTGHPEDVLDARMSFYSENASLGMYCMVYLVLYIQAGSWGQKIWLLRPTIQLLFLSLALLTGYIRVLDHWHHPYDAFFGFLQGALTAFWVVSDAVGHRGTGRVCLSGSPWVCPALLTSQDGSAGEARLEWENGHGVKVMSAHHNLSWLHPCRFSTSQAMPSPRATYALCATFLPTSPLCIPPLRTLREPKACPDAEIDRGHTLLSRACAPQWGCPSPRWASPGSPTCLELSPDPRSALPWRGDTGSPIFLGLNPKLAPPSRATFTLCFYVFLLY; the protein is encoded by the exons GCTCTCAGCCGGAGAATGACCACCAGGGAATCGCCCAAGGTCTGCAATCGCCAGCACGGAGACGTTTCTCCCAGGAGGACTCTCGTCAACTCCGATATGCCTTTTACCCGCGGGACCCTGAGAAAG GCAATCAACTTACCACATACCATCTTGGCCTTGCCTGAGTTGGTGGTCCGATACCAGTGCCTGTGGCCTGGAGACCCGCGCAGGACACCCCTGTTCCATCCGCTGCCACACTCCTGGACTGCCAAGCTGCTGGTGGCTTTGGACTTATTCTGTCTGATGCTGG TCAGCCTCCCCATTGTGCTGAGTGAGACCGGTTTGCTGGAACCCCACATCCAGGGCTTCTTTTGCAATGACACCACCATCCAATACCCCCGGATGGCCCATTACATCATCGAAGACTCGGCACTCATAAAGATGGGCTTCTTCATCTCCATCTTCACG ATCAGCCTGGGAGAGCTGATTCGGGTCAGGGGCCTGCAGCTAAGCTCGCCAGCCTTCATGAGCAGCGCTTACATGGCCATGATCTACAAGCAGCTGCGCGCCTTCATCTTTGGCGGCCTGGCCAGCTTCTCCCTGACCAGTATCGCCAAGATGACCACAGGTCAACTGCGGCCCCACTTCCTGGCCACATGCCTGCCGGATCCAACCTCCTTCAACTGTGAGAATGGCTACATCACCAACTACAGCTGCACAGGGCATCCTGAAGATGTCCTCGATGCCAG GATGTCCTTCTATTCTGAGAACGCCTCCTTGGGGATGTACTGCATGGTGTATCTGGTG CTCTACATACAGGCCGGTTCCTGGGGACAGAAAATCTGGCTCTTACGGCCCACCATCCAGCTCCTTTTCTTGTCCCTGGCTCTGCTGACTGGCTACATCCGGGTCTTGGACCACTGGCACCACCCCTACGATGCTTTCTTCGGCTTCTTGCAGGGAGCTTTGACGGCTTTCTGGGTGGTAAGTGATGCCGTGGGACACCGGGGTACAGGGAGGGTCTGCTTGTCTGGGAGCCCTTGGGTATGCCCGGCACTCCTCACCTCCCAGGACGGGAGTGCAGGAGAGGCCAGACTGGAGTGGGAGAATGGCCATGGAGTGAAGGTGATGTCAGCCCACCACAACCTCTCTTGGCTTCATCCCTGCAGGTTTTCTACATCGCAGGCAATGCCAAGTCCCAGAGCCACCTATGCTCTGTGTGCCACGttcctccccacttcccctctCTGTATTCCTCCCCTGAGGACCCTCAGGGAACCCAAGGCATGCCCTGATGCAGAGATAGACAGAGGGCACACTCTGCTTTCCAGGGCCTGTGCTCCCCAGTGGGGCTGTCCCTCCCCCAGGTGGGCTAGTCCAGGAAGCCCCACCTGTTTGGAGCTCAGTCCTGACCCCAGATCAGCCCTGCCCTGGAGGGGTGACACAGGAAGTCCCATTTTCCTGGGGCTGAACCCCAAATTAGCCCCTCCCAGCAGggccactttcactttatgtttttatgttttcttgctATATTAA